A window of Borrelia sp. A-FGy1 contains these coding sequences:
- a CDS encoding DJ-1 family glyoxalase III, with protein MRVGVILANGFEEIEATVPIDILRRGEVSVKLVSLNDDKVVVGSRGITFWVDEKISDCSADDFDLIILPGGMPGASNLFESKDLDKILMHMNLRGKFIAAICASPAIVLSAKGLLGINRFTCYPGFEDNTTDGEFVDENVVISNNFITSKGVGTVFEFAFTLLKIIKGNRAVEDVKQKVLM; from the coding sequence ATGAGAGTGGGTGTTATACTTGCGAATGGTTTTGAGGAAATTGAAGCTACTGTACCTATTGATATTTTAAGGCGGGGTGAGGTTAGTGTTAAGCTTGTTAGTTTAAATGATGATAAAGTTGTTGTGGGGTCTAGAGGAATTACTTTTTGGGTGGATGAGAAAATATCGGATTGTAGTGCAGATGATTTTGACTTAATAATACTTCCTGGCGGAATGCCTGGTGCTAGCAATCTTTTTGAGTCTAAGGATTTAGATAAAATTTTAATGCATATGAATTTAAGGGGTAAGTTTATTGCAGCTATTTGTGCGTCTCCAGCTATTGTACTTTCTGCAAAGGGTCTTTTGGGAATAAATAGATTTACATGCTATCCAGGATTTGAAGATAATACTACTGATGGTGAATTTGTAGATGAAAATGTTGTCATTAGTAATAATTTCATTACTTCTAAGGGCGTTGGTACCGTTTTTGAGTTTGCTTTTACCTTGCTTAAGATTATTAAGGGAAATCGAGCAGTTGAAGATGTTAAGCAAAAAGTGTTAATGTAA
- a CDS encoding acetate kinase, giving the protein MKILTINTGSSSLKFKLYEYESKQILVSGTIEKIKERKSITKINTKEIIKEKINNGIKSHREALKQLVKILKSKELKILRNLDEIQGIGHRIVHGGPDFKKSVIVNENILAELKKISELAPLHNPAAIKVVVETLKIFSNAKQVLCFDTSWHQTMHTSAFLYAIPYSWYKDYNIRKYGFHGLSYSYITKRVAKILKKPTKDLNLIILHLGNGSSINAVKGGLSYDTSMGLTPLEGLIMGTRSGDIDPSIITLMSKLLNRTTKEIEKILNNESGMLGISCKSNDLRDIWDAIENNDYNSKLAVEAMAYRIKKYIGSYLAILDFNIDALVFTAGIGVTDYGIRELVLKGFEKVGIEIDHTKNNLAKSKNTESDISSEKSKIKILIIPTNEELTILEDTYKLISKNE; this is encoded by the coding sequence ATGAAAATATTAACAATTAACACAGGAAGTTCTTCATTAAAATTTAAACTTTACGAGTATGAAAGTAAACAAATATTAGTATCTGGAACAATTGAAAAAATAAAAGAAAGAAAATCAATAACTAAAATTAATACTAAAGAAATAATAAAAGAAAAGATAAATAATGGGATTAAATCACATAGAGAAGCATTAAAACAATTGGTTAAGATTTTAAAAAGTAAGGAATTAAAAATTTTAAGAAATCTAGATGAAATTCAAGGAATAGGGCACAGAATTGTACATGGAGGACCAGATTTTAAAAAATCAGTGATAGTCAACGAAAATATCTTAGCAGAATTAAAAAAAATATCTGAACTTGCACCTCTTCATAATCCAGCTGCAATCAAAGTAGTAGTAGAAACACTTAAAATATTTTCAAACGCAAAGCAAGTTCTATGCTTTGATACTTCATGGCACCAAACTATGCATACAAGTGCATTTTTATATGCTATTCCATATTCTTGGTATAAAGACTATAATATTAGAAAATATGGATTTCACGGATTGTCATATTCATACATAACAAAAAGAGTTGCTAAAATACTCAAAAAACCCACTAAAGATTTAAATTTAATAATATTACATTTAGGCAATGGATCAAGCATTAATGCCGTTAAAGGAGGTTTATCATATGATACAAGCATGGGTCTTACTCCACTTGAAGGCCTTATAATGGGAACAAGAAGTGGAGACATAGACCCTTCAATTATTACTTTAATGAGCAAATTACTAAACAGAACAACAAAAGAAATAGAAAAAATTCTTAATAATGAAAGTGGTATGCTTGGAATATCTTGCAAGTCAAATGATTTACGAGATATTTGGGACGCAATAGAAAACAACGATTATAATTCCAAACTTGCAGTTGAAGCAATGGCATATAGAATAAAAAAATATATTGGATCTTACCTTGCAATTTTAGATTTTAATATAGATGCATTAGTATTTACGGCTGGCATCGGCGTCACCGACTATGGAATAAGAGAACTAGTGTTAAAAGGTTTTGAAAAGGTAGGAATTGAAATAGACCATACAAAAAACAATCTAGCAAAATCAAAAAACACAGAATCTGATATCTCAAGTGAAAAAAGCAAAATAAAAATACTTATAATCCCAACAAACGAAGAACTAACTATCCTTGAAGATACTTATAAACTAATCTCAAAAAACGAATAA